The proteins below come from a single Mytilus edulis chromosome 5, xbMytEdul2.2, whole genome shotgun sequence genomic window:
- the LOC139522298 gene encoding uncharacterized protein encodes MACSQSAQEGQIPVSCELCETNRPIKWKCLDCDLLLCNHCKEKVHLKVKTAKDHRIIDLKEIGLYKEELDFANIPCQEHAGQNTCLYCKTCDALVCPTCVSKVHKKHDLTEIQEGYNIKIDKLRKGQSKIQRNRKDIVSIQERLNQLLSSENSKYNQVHQNILKHEKNVKKEVEMYFKKLRDELDERYNNVSDSIKSDLNAVSILLKQADTKTNEVQESIKITNTSKFFTEFSNLEKYIDIQLPLARSSTLSSPNFVPGQITQFNIGVLELDENPSDEPYRNLEINKVYQTELDVVSQVCFSIDQSFWMTSVKLGLVQKVKPEGTKLKILSSYKAEVYSMAVTQSNNLLISTGESRLKQISDQTGSITDSVYNVSPFLPAAVHITNDNKVLVGCICLNDGPPKHVTMVVVLMNQNGDHERVYEHDQHKNPMLTYPTSITSTRNGNIHVVDRESKGVHKVVVLGQGTDIINIYTGHAEINQDFHGIKIKPFIPGDIVTTPRDNVILADINTHTLHILNNAGLLMTYYKTTDMNIISPWSLAFSLSGQLYIGCGISEDNENEYAKIYEMTISRC; translated from the coding sequence atggcGTGTTCACAATCAGCGCAAGAAGGACAAATTCCTGTTAGTTGTGAATTATGTGAAACTAATAGACCCATCAAATGGAAGTGTTTAGACTGTGACCTTTTATTGTGTAATCATTGTAAGGAGAAAgtacatttaaaagtaaaaactgcAAAGGATCACAGaataattgatttaaaagaaattggGCTTTATAAAGAAGAACTTGATTTTGCAAACATTCCCTGTCAGGAACATGCCGGACAAAATACCTGTCTTTATTGTAAGACATGTGACGCTCTTGTTTGTCCAACCTGTGTGTCAAAAGTTCACAAGAAACATGATCTAACAGAAATTCAGGAaggatataatataaaaatagacaAGTTGAGAAAAGGACAAAGTAAAATTCAAAGGAATAGGAAAGATATTGTTTCAATACAAGAACGGCTTAATCAACTTTTATCATCAGAAAATTCTAAATATAACCAGGTACATCAAAATATTCTTAAgcatgaaaaaaatgtcaaaaaagaaGTCGAAATGTACTTTAAAAAACTCAGAGATGAATTGGATGAACGTTACAATAATGTTTCTGACTCAATCAAATCTGATTTAAATGCTGTCTCAATCCTTCTTAAACAAGCTGACACTAAAACGAATGAAGTCCAGGAAAGCATTAAAATAACCAATACTTCTAAATTCTTTACAGAATTCAGCAACCtagaaaaatatattgacatCCAATTGCCTCTAGCAAGATCAAGTACTTTATCTTCACCAAACTTTGTTCCAGGGCAGATAACTCAATTTAACATTGGGGTGTTAGAATTGGATGAAAATCCATCTGATGAACCATATAGAAATCTGGAAATAAATAAAGTCTATCAAACTGAGCTTGATGTAGTATCACAGGTATGCTTCTCTATTGATCAGTCTTTCTGGATGACTTCTGTTAAGCTTGGTTTAGTTCAAAAAGTGAAACCTGAAGGAACCAAACTGAAGATACTATCCAGTTATAAAGCTGAGGTTTACAGTATGGCTGTTACTCAATCAAATAATCTACTTATATCTACCGGGGAATCAAGACTAAAACAAATCAGTGATCAGACAGGTTCAATTACAGACTCTGTATATAATGTGTCACCATTCCTTCCTGCAGCAGTCCATATTACCAATGACAATAAAGTTCTAGTAGGATGCATATGTCTTAATGACGGCCCCCCTAAACATGTGACTATGGTTGTAGTACTAATGAATCAGAATGGTGACCATGAGAGAGTATATGAACATGATCAACATAAAAACCCTATGTTAACCTATCCCACGAGTATAACCAGTACCAGAAATGGGAATATTCATGTGGTGGATAGAGAAAGTAAAGGTGTACATAAAGTAGTAGTGTTAGGACAGGGTACTGATATAATCAATATCTATACTGGACATGCAGAGATCAACCAAGATTTCCATGGTATAAAGATTAAACCATTCATACCAGGAGACATAGTGACAACACCTAGAGACAATGTTATTTTAGCTGATATTAATACTCATACACTTCATATCCTGAACAATGCTGGCCTACTGATGACATATTATAAAACAACTGACATGAACATAATCTCCCCATGGTCTCTTGCGTTCTCTTTGTCAGGACAACTCTACATTGGATGTGGTATATCAGAAGACAATGAAAATGAGTACGCCAAGATATACGAAATGACCATATCAAGATGCTAA